In a genomic window of Candidatus Krumholzibacteriota bacterium:
- a CDS encoding right-handed parallel beta-helix repeat-containing protein encodes MHGRIAVTTIVASILIVCAPGNAPARSWLVRPDGSGDAPTIQAAIDGAAPGDTILLAPGVYDQPTINCRRDSLAIVGVAGAAETMLRNGMSPPPILEVGEWFRTKRRFSIAGVTFADSPALALCVRFFQDVTIEDCIFTGNGLFALFVETSAGVIIRDNLFYAGAGGICVDGAAEITGNTIAFNGGTGLDGGASAARCNLIVGNGVGVVSAAPDSTFRCNDVYGNGTDYLVGDDPTGLRGNISAFPAFCAADPSGTGNFLLQSCSPCAPGNHPAGVACGLIGARPVGCGPTAVSRASWGAIKSPPR; translated from the coding sequence ATGCATGGGCGTATCGCCGTTACGACAATCGTTGCATCGATCCTGATCGTATGCGCGCCGGGGAATGCCCCGGCGCGGAGCTGGCTTGTCCGTCCCGACGGGTCGGGGGATGCGCCGACGATCCAGGCGGCGATCGACGGCGCCGCTCCGGGGGACACGATCCTGCTCGCTCCCGGCGTTTACGACCAGCCCACCATCAACTGCCGGCGGGACAGTCTCGCGATCGTCGGCGTCGCCGGCGCGGCAGAGACCATGCTCCGGAACGGCATGTCTCCGCCCCCCATCCTCGAGGTGGGGGAGTGGTTCCGCACGAAGCGCCGGTTCTCCATCGCCGGCGTCACCTTCGCGGACAGCCCTGCGCTGGCTCTCTGCGTGCGGTTTTTCCAGGACGTGACGATCGAGGACTGCATCTTCACCGGGAACGGGCTCTTCGCGCTGTTCGTCGAGACATCGGCGGGGGTCATCATCCGCGACAACCTCTTCTACGCGGGAGCCGGCGGCATCTGCGTCGACGGCGCGGCGGAGATAACGGGCAACACGATCGCCTTCAACGGCGGGACCGGCCTGGACGGCGGCGCGTCCGCGGCGAGATGCAACCTGATCGTCGGCAACGGTGTCGGCGTCGTCTCGGCCGCGCCGGATTCGACCTTCCGGTGCAACGACGTGTACGGGAACGGCACGGACTACCTCGTGGGCGACGATCCGACCGGTCTCCGCGGCAACATCTCGGCATTTCCGGCGTTCTGCGCCGCCGATCCGTCCGGAACGGGGAATTTCCTGCTGCAGAGCTGCTCGCCCTGCGCCCCGGGCAACCACCCGGCCGGCGTCGCGTGCGGGCTCATCGGCGCCCGCCCGGTGGGGTGCGGGCCGACGGCGGTCTCGCGCGCCTCCTGGGGCGCGATCAAGTCCCCGCCGCGCTGA